The Myxococcus virescens sequence GGTGAGCGCATCACCGAGCGCGGCATCGGCAACGGCATCTCGCTCATCATCTTCGCCGGTATCGTGGCGGGCCTGCTCCCGGGCGCGAAGCAGCTGCTGGACCTGACCCGTCAGGACGTCATTTCGATGGCCGAGGTGCTCGCGCTGGTCGTCTTCATGCTCATCATCATCGCCGCGGTCGTCTACGTGGAGCGTGGCATGCGGCGCATCCCCATCCAGTACGCGAAGCGAATGGCGGGGCGGCGGATGTTCGCCGGCCAGGCGACGTACTTCCCGATGAAGGTGAACACCTCGGGCGTGATTCCCCCCATCTTCGCGGGCGCGGTGCTGTCCTTCCCGGCCACGCTGGGAACCTGGTTCCCGTTCCTGCAGGGATTCCAGCGCGCCATCGAAGGCAACCTGTGGATCTACAACGGGCTGTTCGTCGTGATGGTCATCTTCTTCGCCTACTTCTATACGGCGCTGACGTTCCGGCCGGACGACGTGGCGGACAACATCAAGAAGCAGGGTGGCTACATCCCGGGCATCCGTCCGGGCCGTCAGACGGCGGAGTTCATCGAGCGCGTGCTCAACCGGCTCACGTTCGGTGGTGCCATCTACCTGTCGGTCGTCTGCGTGATTCCGTCGGTCATCAGTGGCTTGCTGGGGGTGCGGTTCACCTTCGGCGGCACGGCGCTGCTGATCGTCGTGGGCGTGGCGTTGGATACGGTGCAGCAGATCGAGGGCCACCTCATCAGTCGTAACTACGAGGGCTTCGCCGGCCCTCGCGGCCCGCGCATCCGGGGCCGGGTGCGCGTGGCGGCCTGAGCCTCCGCGCGGGCGTTCCGGGCGCCTCTCCCCGTCGCGGGGAGGGGCGCCTCGTCGTTCCCAGGCTAGGTGTTGTTCAAGGATATTCGCTGGTGCACACGGAGCGCGCTCGGGGGTTTGAGTCCTACGACTTCCGTGCCTTCCTTCGGAGCTGAGAGGACACATGAACCTGATCCTGTTGGGGCCGCCGAACGCGGGGAAGGGGACACAGGCGAAGCGCCTGTTCGCCGACTTCCAGATCCCCCAGATCTCCACCGGGGACATCCTCCGCAAAGCAGTCGCGGAGGGCACGGAACTGG is a genomic window containing:
- the secY gene encoding preprotein translocase subunit SecY, with the protein product MALNAFANVFRIAELRSRLAYTLALLAVYRIGIFINTPGVDRSAMNAFMDAQKQSGGLVSLFNLFSGGALEQMSIFGLGIMPYVSASIIMQLLAVVVPSLERLQKEGAGGRQKINQYTRYGTIALSVVQGIGISRWLASLGRSDGGQSGFNQVVVPDDSAWFTFMTVVSLTAGTAFIMWLGERITERGIGNGISLIIFAGIVAGLLPGAKQLLDLTRQDVISMAEVLALVVFMLIIIAAVVYVERGMRRIPIQYAKRMAGRRMFAGQATYFPMKVNTSGVIPPIFAGAVLSFPATLGTWFPFLQGFQRAIEGNLWIYNGLFVVMVIFFAYFYTALTFRPDDVADNIKKQGGYIPGIRPGRQTAEFIERVLNRLTFGGAIYLSVVCVIPSVISGLLGVRFTFGGTALLIVVGVALDTVQQIEGHLISRNYEGFAGPRGPRIRGRVRVAA